The segment CcctcattctcagtgatgtcctcTAGTTTAGGGCCAGCCGTAGAGGTGCCGACCTCGTTACTGGGCTTGGCCATCTTGATGGCTTCTTCATAGGCTGGAGGGAGCTCTAAAGCATAAAGACTATAAGCTGGAGGTGACAGGGTGCTTCGGTCAGGGTCGCCGAAAGCAAACATGTGAGGATACTGCACAGAGCTGTATGCTGCAAAGAAATGGAAAGGCAAGGGTTAAATTACAATGTGGAAATACAGACTTTACATACCACCTGCCGAACCAAAGATAAGTTACAttggaaaaaagcatttttatcACGACAGCATCTGATATACAAAACTGCATATTGGCTATTGACCTGGTTCAAAGACAGGATCTGCTGTACAGTTATTGCCATCTTAGGGCTCGTTTACATTTGTGTTACGGGTTCCATTGCTCTGCtcagtcataggagcagaacaacgagaaTACGGAAGCCCAGGATCCATTGCATGATGGAAACCAACGGCGCCTGACGGATCTCAGAGTTTAATGGGTTCCACTGGGTCTACTTTCTGGTTTCTGTCATTTTGCCAGACATAAAAGTGCAGCATACTGCGCTACTATGTCTGGCAAAAACAGCCAAATTTGTGATCAAGCccttaacggagcctccaacgcagatgtgaacagtcccCTAAATTAACTATAGTTTGGGATTAAAAACCAGTTGCATATTTGACGTAGAatagttttgcataaattagtagaCCGCTTGACTGGGTCTTGGGCTTGTAAGCGGTGGTGAAAACCACAAAAGGGAGAGAACAGAAAGCATGCTGTAAATCTGCACATTGGCTTTACatgaaataatttttgttttgtcCCGAAACAAAACTAACACATAGTAATTATTGGCCATTTTTCTTTCAGAAATGCTTCAAGGGGGTGTCTGCATTGGACAATCCCTTATGGATCGAAAAACCCCTGACAACAAGAGTTTCCTGGTGTTGGGAccctcagtgatcagctgtaacaaATGGGTGAACCTGGCTGCAAGACAATTCCTCTGCagaaccaccacaggagaaattaaatattacatggtgcccatggaAAGCAATGGGCTGTCCATTTATTGCACACGTGCTGGGCACTCCAGATGGACATGAATTCTTTGTAGTCGATCGCCGCTCCAGTTGATTGAGGTTGTGGATAAGGAACGCACATTTAAAAACTCAGGATGCACTCACTACTTGTGTacattctaaaccagacaaccaatTTAATGGAGTGCCAATATGTCAaacatgcatgtgtatggggaggTAGGGAGGAATAGCGGTCAGTCAAACAAAGCGTATCTAAGGAGTCTGGCCACCTGGTCTGGCTTTACAGAGCAGATTCACCATTACCCTCCCTGCTGTCACCTGCCCTAGTTATACCATTCactaataatacttacaggtaaCTGTGCTGTGGATGGTGCTGTCATTATCTATAGCAATCACAGTCACTTCATAGGGATGATTTGGCAAAGTCTGCACAGGCGGTTTCTTCTTTTTGCAACAGAACTTTATGCAGCTGGCGGTGGTCCCACAAAGCAGGAGCAGAAATATGGTGACCAGGATCAGCCTGGGGAGGAAGAGAAAGAGGCTCGAGTCAATATAAACAGACAGAAAAATGCTTCACTCTGCCAGTGCTTTTAATCAAAGGCTTTGTAAGAGGGCTCAGATACAATGGCATAATGGAAAGTCAGTGGACCAGTCTTAACTTATAATTGGCACCAGGGCACTGCATCGAAATGCCAAATGCAAACTCCCAATTAAAGCACATCAGGAAAAACCCTAAAATGTAAATTTACAGCAGTACTAGGATCGTAAGGTTATAGATAGAAGTTAAAGAAAAGAATCTTATAAAAATGTTCTGTGCTGTTTAATACAGTCTATCCTCCCCTGTAATCACCCAGTTCAGCCTGGAGCGAAACAGATAAAATTGGAGATATGTAAGACCGTTAGGatctgtttgggggggggggggggggggggtccaagtCTCCAAAGTCCTCGCCATGAGGGGATATTGCACTGTGGTACTTAGAAGAGTGTGCGTATGTAGAACACTTTTGGATAGGATTCCTCTGCTCTGTTTTATAGGGCAATTCTCATTACAGCCACTTCTCGCATTGACGATCCCACAGGTAATCCATCAGCAGAAGACAATGCAGTTTACTGCTTCCAGATCACTAGTCATGACCTTGTAACGCAAGCAAAGCCTCCCAAGTATCCCTGACATCCACAAGTTTCAACTAATTGTACTTTTCCTATAACGCATATACAATAAATTCACACAAGCTCTGCACTTAGAAACAGATGGAGAAAGACACTATGATCGGATATGTTGGAGGCACAGATGAGGGGTCTAAAGACAAGAAGAGGGGTCTTGATGTATGTTGAGACTTCTGGCCAAATGGGATCTACCTTAAAGTGACTGTTATGGGACAACTACTATATTTAATAATGAATATTCTGCTGAAGTTTATTCCAACAGGTATGGAAATGCTTGACATGGATTATTTTAACTGGACTAGAGTTGTACTTCGAGTTTGTACACTTCGTAacacaaaaactgaaaaataaagacttttaaaataacaaaaaaaaaaaagttgacacaCCTTTGCAACCATATTAAGTGGTTTGCAAgggtggacatagcctttaagaaaagTAAAACTAGTCCTAGAGACCACCGCCCATCTAGACTAGATTTTCAATTCCCCCATCTTCTGTGTATATTagcctctttgagaagaccaccaccTTAGAAGCCATTTTTCACTGTGATGGTGTAGACGTCTCAGAGTTTACCGTATCTAACAATCCGGCCCCGTTATGTGCAATGAATCAATATTGAACAAGATTGCCACTGTCCTTCAGGCTGGAGAACAGCACGGATTTCCTGTGgtggatttttacagggaccagaacAAAGACCATTGACAACCTCAGTCATCCTGGGCAAGGTTCAGTATCCAGATGGATAACTTCCGCATTAAGGTCAGTACAAACATGTTGACCCCCATAGCTTTATTCTTCTCAATTTCCTAAAATAACCTTCAGTCATCTTCGTTTCCTTTAGCCAATTACCAGCAACAGCTGCAAACAATGCAAagccaggataaaaaaaaaattcaaatgaaaGATTCAGT is part of the Rhinoderma darwinii isolate aRhiDar2 chromosome 10, aRhiDar2.hap1, whole genome shotgun sequence genome and harbors:
- the TMEM52 gene encoding transmembrane protein 52; translated protein: MTVCGYNTPKRLLLLVCLHFTITLCMADNNFDHDCESGDCSQGTNWVNLWYVWLILVTIFLLLLCGTTASCIKFCCKKKKPPVQTLPNHPYEVTVIAIDNDSTIHSTVTSYSSVQYPHMFAFGDPDRSTLSPPAYSLYALELPPAYEEAIKMAKPSNEVGTSTAGPKLEDITENEGPEEQSDRQPEQQAVSNVNDSPPQYEETEITPNHVQ